A region of the Cryptococcus deuterogattii R265 chromosome 1, complete sequence genome:
GTGTATTGAAATTAGCTTGCTTTTGGGATATGCCATGTTAAACTTACGAGTGGGAATGCCCACACCTTCCATCATACCACCTGTGATACCATCGATTTCTGTATAGCATTCAAAGCTGCCGCtgctctcctcttcaatccaTCCACTCTCTCGATCCCAAAAGTAAactccaccacctcttgTGACCACACTAAGCTTGCTCTTCACTGGGCTCCATTTGGCTTTCTTGATCTCTCTGGAGAAAATTGCGCTAACAGTGTGAGTTATGCTAAGCTGTTCGGATGTAGGTGTGGGAAGGAAACTGTAGATGTGTGCAACGTTTGGTTGATTGTCGGCCCggataagaagaagggtagCTTCCCGATCGAAAGCGAGATGTGATATACCCATACGAGGGTAGGGCTTCGTGAAATCAGGGCGGAGAACAGGGAAAGTAACCGGGTGTGGCTGTCGATCGACTAAAGAAAGTCAAGAAAATTTCCTGAATTGCAGATTTCGGTTACTCACATTGTACAATGCCCCGCCCTCTTGTATCTCTTAACCAGTCATTAGGTTCTCTCCAGACAGTCTAGGAAGGAAGACCAGGGTCAGCGCTAAGGTAGAAAAATCTTGAATAGCTTGACCCACTGCAGTTTTGTTGGCTCTTGTGCCACACGTCACCACGCAAACacatctccatccatcGCTTTCGACTATTCTGAccttcccatcccatccacCGACAGCTATCCAGCGTCCTCCTGGTGCCCAAGCAAGAGTGCGAAGGCCAAGCCCTTGAACTTCATTCGGTGCAAGGGAAAATGTTGGGGATGAGGGATTGAAGTGAGTTAGGTGAAGTCCTATAGCGGAATGGATATGAAGGGAATACTTATTAGGAGTCAGCAGAGTTGGATCATGCAGGTGAATATGACCTACAGATAGGGATGAGTCCCATGCTGCAATATACCTGCCACAAGGGCTCCACGAAATACCTTGCACGTCGGTGGTcaaaagagggaagtgcTGCTTGGATTTAGCTATTTGTCTTTTAGGGGCGATGTCTATCTTAGCTTACCCTCAGAAGACTGTAGCCATCGAGGATGTCATACACTCCTATATAATCTTTCCCAAGATGTTTTTCCGTCACCGCAAGGTGCCGAGAGTCCGGTGAATACGTATATCCTATGAAGTCTTTAGTTGATGTCAATGAAGCAGGTTTTCTCTCTTACCATCGGGGCTGGGCTTGACGTTCTGAATGAATTTGATTTCTCCAGATGATAGACTGTATATATAGAGTCTCGACTGCATAACCGTCATTAAACAGTGGATCTGAGCTTAAACTGGCTTACATCAATTTCTGTCCATGCCAGCACCTCTCTTTCGCCCTTACCCCACTCTACCTTGGATAAACCCTCGACTCCCATCCCCCCAACACGAGCTGCTTCCCCCTCTTGAGCTACACCGTAGACCCATGACATTTTGGCCTCCCTGGAATGCACCAAAAGGTACATGCTGTCACCAGACCATTGTAATGTGTCGATGCTAAAGATTTCTGATGTGGCTCCTGCCACAGACGAGCTGACTCCCGGTTCCTTTGAGCGAGCAACTTGTGCCTCCGGGGGTAATATACACTCCCATGTCCTGACTATCTGGAGAGTAGACGTTGACCTGACAATGATCCGGTTTTGATGTGCTACTGCCAGAAAAGTTGTGCCAGGCGAAAAGGCAAGGATGTTGGCCggaaagagatgggagaagtCGTATCCAGACATGTTCCCCAGCATATCACTTGATGATACTGATATTCCTTGCCAATATATTATAGCTGCTATTGGCGCTGCTGTGGCTTATGCTGTCTTCCACTGTGTTTCCCGTCCTGTACGTCCGTCCGTCGTCACTGTTGTTTGATTTGTTTTGACGGAAACGCGTGAAGTAAGTCGCGCCAAAAGTGCCACACCCGAGAAACGCCCCTCGTTTATGTAATCCCGTAATTCCCGACCCATCTGACCCACCAAACCGTCCCACACTATTTAATTTGCacgtctcttctttctcttctcgtctttcaACTTATGGGTGGGTTTTGATGAGCCACCCTATGAATATTTCATTGTGAGTATATTTACTTGATTGATTGTTGCTTCGTTCTTACCTTCCGTTCCACCAGTCTCCGTTATCTCTGAACAGGACTTGTACTACTTTGCGCTCATTCCAAATGTTTGGCCAGAAGCAATATGACCAGGCTCAGTTCAATGATTTGCTCAGCCAGGTTGAGATATCCAAACAGTGAGTTTCTGTCCTTGTATTGtccttcctttgcctttcaAGATGAGATCTATAAATGCAAGTGGGAATCTCTCCTAAAACAATTGAGGACACAATATTTACTTAGCACCTCtgatccttctttccttacCTTGTAATTTTCGTTTTGAAATCTCAGCTGATTTTCTGTTTTCAGCGATCTCAACGCTTTAGTCTTGGACTATCTCTTGATTGAAGGCTTCTCTGACGCTGCAGTCGAGTTTGCTCGAGAGACTGGACTGCCCGCCGATGTCGACCATGCCCAAGTTGCCGAGCGTATGGAGATTCGTCAAGCTGTTGAAGACGGTCGTGTCGAAGAAGCCGTGAGACGAGTCAATGAGCTTGATCCAGAGGTGAGCAGCAttccttcatcattttATCTTCGTTTTCGTTTTTTGGGACCCCAATGATATAAACAATCATGCACCACGCTTAGCCAGCCATACGGCGCGGCCATGCGGAAAAAACTGATTCACAGACCTGATATGAGGGGTCCCTTTTATTTATTACTTTTGTAATATCTGATGAAGATCGCCCGCTGACTTAATGTGTCAGATCCTTGATGGCAATGCGCCCCTACTCTTCCATTTGCATTTACTCCGACTCATTGAGCTTATTCGGACTGAGGATCTCGACACTGCCTTAGCGTTTGCGACTGAAGAGCTTGCCCCTCGCGGTGCTCAAAATCCTGAGTTTCTGGCCGACCTTGAAAAGACCATGGCCCTTCTTGCGTTCCCTGATCTGGCAAAATTTGCCGATGACTCACCTGCGGCCGACAAGCCCACTTTGGCCCCTGAGGCGCTTACTTTATTTGAGGAGCCGGCATTTGAACCTATCATTGCGTTAATGAAACGTTCTCAACGCGTCAAGGTCGCCAAAGAGCTCAATGCTGCTATCCTTGAAAATCAAGGATATGGGATGGAGACTAAGTTGAGCGGCTTGGTACGGTTGATGGCttggggagaggagaagcttGTGGAAGGTTCTGATGTTGTGATtcctgaagaagaacaacGGAAAGGCAGGGCATGGGCCGATGCTGTTCTAAGTGGTGAAGTAGACTGCTGAGTTTGTAGCTATATCCTTATTCTCCTATAAAAGTAACCACGTTGTACTGCATAAAGTTGTATAATTAGTTAAAGATGAACGTTGTCCATGCACATGCTCTGTATTGCGACCTGCAGGTTACTAAAGCATTCCCCAACTCAGTATAGCCATCATGCAGTGCAATCTTCATAATCTTCTGGCCCTTGTTTTATTTGCTTGTCGTTCATTACGGATCGCATTTGTACGTCTGATTCATGTATGTATATCTTGGCCACAATTGTACAAAAGCAGTCTATCTAACCAAAGAGCATAGAAGCAGCAACATCTACGTTTCCACCCGACGCTTCAAGTAATTGTACAGCGTGCGCTCTAGGAGCGCCCAGATTCACAAGCTACGATCCAGAGTCTTAGCACGAATACTACATACGGATTCCAAACGACTCACGGTTTGGatatcttcctccttccacctaCTTGGAGGCGTGGGAACACTTGCAGCTCCTTCAGTCCTTGTTGTCGTTGCACTTGCATTCCCTGCAGCCGTCCCAGGCCCAGTCGAGCTACCCGCACCAAGCGCATGCCCCTCACCTGGgaacatcttcttcccaagcTTAGGACTTGCCACACCCGCCTTCAACCCTTTCCCCGCCGCATCACCCATTTCCCCAGCCACTTGCGCTTCCCCGCGTCTCCTCGCCTTGTCAGGCAGCTCGTGTTCCGCCAAAAAAGGTACTTCAGTGTTATTTATCCGAAGCGtgttggtggagaggtCGATACAGCATTGATGGCGTTTGAGCATGTCAAGACCAAATAAGAGGTCGACTGAACGGCCTTCGAGGACTGAGAATGCACAGGGAAGATAGAGCGAGCCGAGCTTAATTTGTGCAGAATGAATACGACCGAGGATACGAGCTGTTCCTACTCCTTCGGCCATACCGGCGAAACGTGTGTCGAGAAGGCGCATAATTCCACATTGCTCGGCACATTCAGGGGAAACTAAAGAAAGAAATCAGTTCAGCTATGGACAGGCATAGACAAGAAGCCTCACTGATGGTGGTCTGAGCACCAGAATCAACAAATGCCTTGACAGGATGGCCATTTACTTCTACGTTTATATACAGCATGGTCACGTTTCCAAACGACTCAGGCTAAGCTCGATATCAGCAACCGTCATCTTGACATTCTTGTCATCTTGACATTCTTGACGCACTCACAGAATATTCCATAGCGTGCTGCATATTCTCCAAAACGGCCTCCATCCGGATTGCTTCCTCTATCTTTTTTTGGGCTTCAATGTCATAAGGATCGGCGTTGAGTGCCTACAAAGGCGTCAGTTACCCGACCGCTGTATCATAAGAATTGCCGTAGCTATCCTGCCTACTCACTTCAATCTGACGTTGCTTTTCGAATTCGGCATCTCTTTGTCTTGATTGCGCCATTTGAAGGGCTCTTTTGAAACTTTGGGTACCTCCTTGAATAGCGGCAAAAGTTTCTGGGTCACGCTaaaagaagcagaataGAGCCTATTGTCAGCGAAAAATCCGTCTGGGCACAAGCAAGCCTTCCACTTACTTCACGCAAGTCATTCATCAAAGATGGATTGCCGAGCGCTTGTAAACGCATCCTCTCAATGTCGGCATCAGCATCAGGGAACggaattgaagatgaggaagcgACGGGTGGTCCTCTGATAACAGTATCAAAAAAGCTTAGTCAGCTATTTGCACCCTCTTATGGGCGATATGTGGAACAGCCATCATTTTCAGAAATAGCACGAGATCGAGACTTACGTAGGTGTAAGGAATATGGTGGCTGTCTCTCCATTCAACCCATAGCTTTCGAGAGTCCTTGTGGGGTCCGTGAGTGGTGTACCAGCGTCACTTGTGAGAACAATAACAGCCGGGGGAAGGTCGGCCTTTACGAGAAGTCAGCATGTTCTTTCGTAGCACAGTAACATATGGATTTATCTGGTCTATCATACGGCTTGCAAGGCTTGCACTGCGCTGACAAAGCACAAGCTGATAACGATATCGATAACTGACTTACAGTTGCCTCAACGATGTTAATTATATCCTGGATGAGCAAAGAAGCGGACACTTCATGTTCGTGAACCGAGTCTGGGGCAATAATTGTGAGTCTCATAGTGGGTTAGGATAGAGAAGGAAACGATTGAAGTTGGATTAGAAAAGAGGATAGAATTCGCCAGTCATTCTTgaattcttcttttgcataTGGATGATCACACCACCAAAAAACAACCTCCACCGTCATCGCAAGGCTTAGGAAGTCCCCCGGGTCTGGCacagtcttcttcctgtttTTCGAATAACCGACGGACCGTTGTAGCATATGAATAAAAACCATCCCTACCGGACGGTATAATCCTGACGATCAATACTAGCATCGATCGATTACGAGATAATCGGGTATTTGTCTACTCGTGAGCAGTTAATAGGTCTGAGGACTCTTCAGTGGATGACAACTTCTTTAGTCGTAAGCACCCATTAGCAGCTTCCTGATTCCATCAAACTCCGAATCTGTcagcttgttgagaaggCCATTCATACGTTTCACGAGCTCGCCATAACGATGAATTTAAGTTCTCGCAATATAAATACTGACAGCACTGTCAAAAAGTCTTCTTAGCAAGACAGATTTCCCACTTAGCTAGCTTTTCCGAACCTGTCTCGTTGATGAGTCACCCTTCTTGAGAATCAGCCATCTTTAAACCTCTCTCTGTCTGAATTCTATGCAAAAAAGTAGCAAAATAATATAAAATATAGTCTTTATTCAGTAGTTAGTATACGACGTAAAATGTAAATAACATAGTAATACAACATCATTACACATCCAACATAACCAGGAGCACAGCAAGCAAAGACATCGTACTTAATACACTAAGATCATCTAACAGGTTCCTTCCTCCTACTAgtggttcttcttcctcgcagTCATTCCACGCTTCTCATCATTCCAAGTTCCGTAAGCTGGAGGTGGACTTATCTTCTGTTCAGGTGGCGCCTCAGGGTATAGCGCTCCAGGAGAGCAGTACCTAGTGGTGTTCGCTAGGTTTTCGTCAGGCGGTCGATGTTTGTAGAATATCCAAGGACTAAAAAAGACAGAAGAAGTCAATAAACTCGGCGCTTCGAAATGTGAACAACGGGTTATTTAATTAATAAATAACAACATACGGAGGGTCCGAGCCAAATCTTGTCTTCTTGCTATTTGGTAATGGTGGTAAGGCCTTGTTCAAATCGGGCATTCCTCTCTGCCCAAGTCGTCAGTGATGAGAAAACCCAAATATGAATGTCAAGCTTGAATGAACAATAACTTACTCCTCTGATTGAGAAATCACCAGGATAATGTCCACCAAATAAGGGTCCATTGAAATGGTGTCTTGGCGCAGGTTGTTGTGATTGTCTGTTACCCATGTTGAAGTACCCTAAACCATTCTCTTGCAGGGTAGATGAGATGGTAAGCAGTATTGAAGTTGTTGCTGGGATGACCAATATCATTCATTGCTGAATGGCAACTACAGGCAGTATGTGCTCCTGTGGTAGGGATTTTTCAAGCATGGAAGAGCCTCTTGTGATCTAGAGTCCTTCCATTCAGCTGTgtcaaccttcttcttgttgacTCTTAGCGTTCCTTTCATGAGCCACTCCACGGGCTCGTCGTCATAATAGCTGTCAACTGCTTCCAACGAATCAGGCCTGCATGGGCACCTGAAAGGATGTACGACGAGTTCTGATGTTGATAGGAAGAGGAATAGGCACATTTCTTTGTTCACTGTCCAGCTCTAAGTGCGTTCTTGCCGTTCATTACTTGTACAAGGAAACTAACGAAGCCAACGCGACGCGTCAAGCACAGCTATATACTAGTAGTATTACTACCCGAACAAAACCGACGCGACGCGTCCGTCTGCAGCGAGTGTCGTCGTGTTAATGTACTAGCTATATTTCATCTCTGATTCGTTTAGTTTTgcctcaagctcaacacTGTGCTTCATCCACCAATTAATACTTGATATGACCACCTTTGCCTACTCTGACCTCATAGGACGCGCTGAAGAGCTTGTAAAAGCTCACATGGCCAAGTATGTCCTCCGTTATTCTTTTTTATTGCCAATGGCACTGAACTATCTGTGTTAGGTATGACCCTTCGCATGACTGGGCACACGGTAGGTGACTATGCACTGTTTTCACTGCCATGGAGCTAaccatctcccatctcttgATAACTAAACAGTGGATCGAGTACGAAAGATGGCAATGACAATAGCAAGATCCATGGACAACGCTCCCGATTTGCTGGTAGTAGAATTGGCTGCTCTGTTTCATGATCTTTCCGGTGAGTTGGAGGCGGTTCCATATACGCATGCCCATACTAATAGTGTTCTGCCGTCCTTTACTTATCTAGACTGTACGACTGACTTGCATTACATATCGCAATGATGACATCTAATAGATCGCCTTTTGCAGACAAATACGCCAAACTCGGATCCCCCACTCTCTCCGACAtgctcttccccatcctccagcCACAAATTCCCAACGAAACCATCGAGCGtatcctctccatcatcccttCCGTCTCTTACACTGCTGAAACCGCTCTTCTGGCAGCTGGCGGATGGAAATGGCAGAATGACTGCCTGGAGCTACATGCCGTCCAGGATGCGGACAGACTGGACGCTATCGGTGCGGTTGGTATCCTGAGGTGTGCCGCTTATAGTGGGGCTACGAAACGGCTATTAGTGGAAAATGGAGATACTGGAGGCAAGAGTGCAGAAGCGCATTTTGAGGAAAAGTTGCTAAAAGTGAGGGATAGGATGAAGACTGCTtttgggaaggaagaggccGAGCGAAGGCATCAAACTGTGAGCATTTGCAATATTTTTTTCTGACTTTCAAAAGAGCTGAGTCGGAGTCTATAGATGGTCAACTTTCTTGCTTCCCTTCAggcagaaaaagaatgtCTTTTATAAACCCATGTATACCATGCATAATGATCACATTCCCATGTAAATAACAACCAAAATTTCCTAGATGACAACTCCCAGCTTGGGATTATATACGCCTGAACGCTAACGATTTATCATGGCCGAAAAGACAAGATAAAAGCCTATTCAGGGTCTGTTTGGAACTTGAAGGCTTATTATACAAGATCGGCGGCGATGATGTAGCTAAGACCCGTGTCAGTCGCGCTGACGCTCGATACAAGGCGAGCGCTTGCGATACTCACCCCTTATCCTTGACAACGTTCCTACTGGTAGAAAGAGCAGTGTACTGATTATACGAGTCAGTGGCCC
Encoded here:
- a CDS encoding DNA damage-inducible protein 1, with translation MRLTIIAPDSVHEHEVSASLLIQDIINIVEATADLPPAVIVLTSDAGTPLTDPTRTLESYGLNGETATIFLTPTGPPVASSSSIPFPDADADIERMRLQALGNPSLMNDLRERDPETFAAIQGGTQSFKRALQMAQSRQRDAEFEKQRQIEALNADPYDIEAQKKIEEAIRMEAVLENMQHAMEYSPESFGNVTMLYINVEVNGHPVKAFVDSGAQTTIISPECAEQCGIMRLLDTRFAGMAEGVGTARILGRIHSAQIKLGSLYLPCAFSVLEGRSVDLLFGLDMLKRHQCCIDLSTNTLRINNTEVPFLAEHELPDKARRRGEAQVAGEMGDAAGKGLKAGVASPKLGKKMFPGEGHALGAGSSTGPGTAAGNASATTTRTEGAASVPTPPSRWKEEDIQTLVNLGAPRAHAVQLLEASGGNVDVAASMLFG